One Aegilops tauschii subsp. strangulata cultivar AL8/78 chromosome 2, Aet v6.0, whole genome shotgun sequence genomic window, acccccgaagccatCCCGCCATCttagcggagaagcagcgtggcttccaccgagctgcttcagccggagcatgtcttgacggctcctgctagctagcCCGTGGAttctatcacggagtctcaacattgccaccttatggcggaatggcagaacttcaaagtcaaggcggctgttggctctgttttacctcctgaacccggcgcaacctaccactgccggccgattccagaaggatatgctagggtgatggtggatgaaataacggagggatttgaggacctccagcttgaccaccctaccggtgaaggggaaactcggctgggtttagctctgaagactccgtgcctatggcggaaggagctcattaaccttccgaactggacgcctccggcgagtaagggcacttcgccgccgcctcctcctccggcgagtgatcagggcactcagcctccttctccggcgcgtggcggcactccgcctcctcctccgcctcctcctccggcgagtggtcagggcactcagcctccttctccggcacgtggcggcactccgcctccttctccgcctgcgccggcgtgccagagcagccagcctcctccttctccgcctcgtcagcaagggcggaagagacccgccgccgctccggctgctccggcacgtcgtagtccttctcctccgcctcgtaagcaaggaaagaagacagccacagccgctccgtctgctctgccggcgtctagcagtacagctgccagaggcgggaggcaatacagattcgatccttctctgaagactccagagaagttaccatacgagaggaccgaggaggagaacgcgaagatcgtgcgagccgaagtgaagaacttctttgaatgggtgaaagcaaagaaacatccacctccggaggagaaggtagatccggtgaaagcgaagcgcactctggatgccctgacaaaaccaccaaagtctccgccgaaaggcaactatgagcgcattattgcaaagacatttgtcgaagcggagcggtcgggaagtactgtcagtgatcaaaggttaaaagaacgacgagctgggaaaaaaattgcccagctcggcgaacaagcgaaccaatcgtgtcccccgctcaaggtgtctaaagacatcgtcgctgcagatccgaggatggtggccggttatagcaatcttggagattacctgcccgacgatgtacattatgaaatcatggaggtggatgaacacaaataccattacgggaagcctctcgtcaaagatgaaagatctccaacaacgatgatgcgaagattacatgattggtacatgaaaacctgcagagagtctgatgggatgaatactttgacgctgagagttaaaccggagcatggcctcgttggaattgaactgctgaatgttccatttgaggagttcttccagtttttcaatcaaaaggccctcgataaatcaacgatcacttgctattgtctgtaagtagtactacttctgtcattaagtctctctatataggtcagctctttcattgcatgtatttataattatcctcactatattatgcagattgaagatcgccgaattgaagaaaagacaaatcggtgatattgggttcattaacacaaatctcatagatgcatatacggttgaaaaacatgccaaagaagccgaggccaacttgctacgatcgttggtattaaatcaaaacaaagatataatactctttccttacaacttcaagtgattgttactgtcttgtgcatattcagtttcccttattagtccaggttatggtaatgtaattgatgacttatgcatgcatgcgcaacttccactatattctcctagagattaagcttgagcagggagtagtaaccgtcttagactcgagacgagaagatccccaggactatgcggacatgactcaaatgctcgagaagtaaattaaatcgatcattatccaccatatcagcaactttgttcatttcctgatatcaagtaattgttttctttgtctggtagggtttggagaaaattcaccacaaaagctccgggactgccgaagaagctgcaatttagacacccgaaagtaagtactatagtagcatgttccgcacatctcctagtgattcaagcgcttgTTTCagcaataccatttagcatgcttgcttatcagttagattgacctctatttcttgtaaagtggttgtggcaggaacaagggaatgatttatgtggatactacgtttgcgagtctatccgccacacgacctgtgagcggggctactctgacgaacaatatgaagtgcgtaagcaataatattcacaattttattttattaccatcatttgtgtcaagtttcatttattcatatatatatatatattgacccccttcttcaaattagatgtttcggatgcgggatgaactcctagcagaagatcgtatgggagaaattcaagaggaattggcggcattcttccttgaccacgtgatcgtgaaaacggagaatactatgtggaccctgtgttcttataatttaattaggagattatattgtaagagataattattgtatatatgtagccggtagtgtcagatagatatacaagaacttgttgttcgaccaatctctcggagaaggagaggtggtcgatatcacttctctctgtatgcatatgttcatgacgatcttctgtttccttcatttgcttactagctagcgtgtctagtcctctccatacgtatatagtacgtagcgtcgaccaagcacggagataagagaggcacttctctattaattagctagctaacacaatatatgaaacacctaaattaaccccccaaaaccccccaaccccaccccctttcaaaacaaaaacaaaaaccccagcccctgaaatgctgacgcgtggatgcctattggtcccaattggtgacaccaaccgggacaaaaggccctgcctattggtcccggttggtggcaccaaccaggaccaaaggccccctgcctgggctggcagcagcggccatgtggaggaccttctgtcccggttcgtgtaagaaccgggactaaagggttagggctttagtaacgaccctttagtcccggttcgaaaaccgggacaaaaggcccttacaaaccggggtaaaagccccttttcctactagtggttcatgccgaaccggtagtaaagggggggcctttagtctccactctttagtgccggttgtagaaccggcactaaaggcccttacgaaccggcgctaaagcccggttctgcactagtgggaAGAACAAACCCCTTAAACTTAGACTGTAAAATCGAATATTCTCATATATTCTTCCTCACGTCTTCTTATTCCTCTCGCCCGTGTCCACGGCCAGCTAGCTCGCTCCTACGAACCTGACAGACAGCGCACAAAGCGACCAAATACGGTGCCGCCGGTGTCCAGCACGGCTCACACGGAGCGCCCCATCGTCACCGTCGCCGTTGCTGCTTGAATCGCTCCAGACGATGGCTAGCGCCGGCTTCGAATCGATCCAAAGCTAGCTAGCTGGGTAATCGATCGACCcaggagctagctagctagctcccgTCGCCGTGGCCAATCGATCCacaagctagctagctagctagcttccCTCGCCATAGCTGTCATATACGGAGCCGCTGGTGTCATGGAGCCGCCGCATCTCGTTCACGGAGTCTCCGAACGGGATTAGCCATGGCCGCATGCACACGCTCGATCCTTTTGCAGTGCAGAATTTTATTGAAGCTGGGAGAAATCGACGGCTGGAGACGGATGGTACGGACGGCGGCGCACGGGGAGAGGCGGCGGAAGGATCCGGTTCATGGTCTGTATACTATCCTCGGACCTGTAGAACTAGGGATCGGAGGTTCGTGTTTTCAGTGGCCTGTAAAAAATTTACAGTTCCGCGAACTTTTACGGGGTCTGTTCTGAACACAAATTGGTCCGAAACCGTAAACTCGCCATTTTTTTACAGGTTTGACGTTTTTACGggatctgctagagttgctcttataTTCTTATCCTTTTGTTTGAGTCAacgagctagctagctagcacgTACGTGAGTCCTTTTCCTTTTCTTGTTAGGATTTGTTTTTCCTAGTTAGCGCATGACGTGAGGGAGTTGGAGTCTAAGCATCTAGGGTTAGAGTTGACGTACTATTTTTTTTGGCATATAAAAAAGCCAGGCTACGGCCTTGTAATCAGATGAGTTTTTTTTTATCCGTGAGTAATGAAAAAAGTCAGAAAACGTCCATGTTTCAGACGACCCAATTGCGagtattttttgtgatttttccaTCGAGAAAATCTATTAGCGACGGAGGGTTGATCATCATATCAACACCTACTGCTGATCCGAAAGGATCGTTATTTTTGTTCGTGTATTTTCGTACACGGGTGAAAATTATTATTGAAGGTTGCGAGGAGGAACAAGGCGGAAGAATTGTAGATCAAATATCGCCGTGAAAGATCAAGCCATCTATACGCGCGAAGTAGCATCTCGCTAGTTTGTGCCTCATCAGCTGACGTCGGACCAGAAAAAGGAGATGGCCACCATTGCTGCCGCCTGGCCGGCCGGCAGGCAGTCGGAGGACAACGACATCCCAATGGAGGATGCTGCCGACGATGAACCAGCGCCACTCTCCTCCTCTTCCGTACCAACCTTACCGGTACATTGCACCATGAACATCGGCGAGACCCGTGCCCATAACATGGACATGTTGCGGGAGGAGGGGAGGAGCACTTTCGGGAGGCGCATGCCgccgccgcctacaaccaccaccTCCTGCAGGTGCATGTGCAGGCGGAGCTGCTCGCCGCCGGCAGGGCTGTCGCGCCGGACACGGACTTGGCGGAGCAGGAGGCGTTGCTGGAGTCCTATCGCTCTGCCCGCGAGATCCGCCTCGCTCGGTGGCGGTACCGTCAGCGGGTGGCAGAGGTGGCAACCGCTACAAGGAGAGCGACGACGCGGGTGAGGCGGTGTTCGGTGAgaccgacgaggaggaggaggacatcGCCGAGTCCGCGCCCCGCCGCGACGACCATGAAGCCGGCACGTCCGCGGGCGCTGCCTGCGGCAAGGAAGAGTAGTGCACGGTAGGTCAGTACCGCTCCTCCCCTCCCGTCCACGCCAAGTTTGGTGGGCTCAACATCTTCGATCGATTAGTCACTTGGAGGCAATGTGGAGGCGGGCAACTTCACTTCCCGGGCCTCCGGAGGCGGAGCTGGAGAGCGCCGAGGCAGAAATGGAGACGGTGAAGGTTCAGTTCTCGGGGCTCATGGCAGGACACGGGGAACGGGGTCGGCGACCATTTAGATTAGATATTAATTATACCTCTAGAGCCGGACTAGCACAGCTTTGATATAAAtataatgaaatccgtcatgtttgtatgtaATCCGTATGTATTTacatgaaatccgtcatgtttatatgaaatctggacttgtttgcacgaatttcatccggtttgttcattttttttaaatgtaCGTGACTAGGGTTGGATGACGTCCTCTCACCTTCATGTTCGTGGATTGATCTTCCATGTCTATGGATGGATGCGGGAAAAATTTGCGGGTTGTCCTAACTGTGACAAAGCAAATCTAGCTATCGGAGGTGGACTGGACACCTACTATGGGCTCCAACATTTCCTCGGAGACTAATGTCGTTGTCCGCGACCACTCGGGAGAACCGATTACAGCAAGGCGGGGCATGTGGATAATACCACTGAGGCTTTGGGTGCAGCACGTCACACGTACTATATATAGACACAGGATCCCTGGGCGTCAGGGGATAGATAAGAGAATCCGGCCGGAGAAGATGAGCAGGGTGTGCGTCACCGGAGCGGCAGGGTACATCGCGTCCTGGCTCGTCAAGAAGCTCCTCGACCGAGGCTGCACCGTTCATGGGACCGTACGAAACCTCGGTATGTGCGCTCTCCCACGCAGTCCCTGTAGAACGACGCCCCGGCCGCGTCACGCAAGCCCCGATGGCCCAGTCGAAGTTCTCTGTGGGTACCCCTGAGCACAATTGGCCTGGCAGGGGATGAGACGAAGACGGGGCTGCtgagggggctccccggcgcggCGGAGCGGCTGGTGTTGTTCGAGGCGGACATCTACGACGCTGCCTCCTTCGAGCCGGCGATCCAGGGCTGCGAGTTCGTCTTCCTCGTCGCCACCCCGCTGCAGCACAACTCCGGCAGCTCTAAGGTAATCCAGTGATTAGTTGTCTCGGCCGGTTGTGTATTGGTTACGAAGATAACAGGGGTGCTGTTGTTTTTACCAATCATGGAGATATGATCTAGTGATGACTACGAACATTAAAGCAACCTGAAAACGAGCTGTCGTCATCGCCCTTCCCTCGTCGAAACTGGAAAAAACTAATTATAGTAGACTGCCTACTCGTCAAGTACTTGAATTTCTTTTTGGCATCAATTGCTTTTACTCTCAGCCGTTGGATCAGGGAACGGGCGGCTagatcttcttcttcctccaataGTCTGTATTCTTCTTCCTCACGTGGCCGTCGACCGACTCGGCCTTAACTGCCTGCCTTCATCCCCGCGGCCGCCACACCCTCCCTACGACCTCTCCTCACCGACGTGCTAGCTGTCGAACCGATCATCCCTCTAAACCTCGCCCTGATGAACAGCTCCGGCGACCCTCGCACCCCCTTGAGCCCTATTAAGTTTATTACTCATTCCTGCCAGCTATTGCTGGCTCCCACTCATACAAGTCTTGTCTTGCCGTGGCCGACGCTCGTCGCTGGCGCTCCTCACGATGTCCCTGCCTTCGTCCTCGCGCTACAGGTACTTGAATAGTTAGCAAAACCAAAAAGATAAATTTGTCACATCGGCCGGTGGACATATGTTCAACCTAGTGGAATCATCTGACATACGGTACAGCTCCACGCGATCACGCGATCACGCTCATGGGACACCTGTCCTTTTTGCATGCCACTACTTCCTTTCAATTCTCTGTGTATTGAGTTATGACCCTGTGACTTGAGAGGCTTTCGTCGCCGCTCGCCGCAAAACGACGTCGTCGATAGCTGTACTCCCTTGGCAATTGGCAAGCACTCGCCAGCACTACGCCCCCGTCGGTTTCCACAGCAAGAGATTTTTGCACGCCGAAGCAATCGtagtccgtttttctttttcttgcaaGCACGTACTACTTAGTTTGTTGACTTATTTGAATTTACTCCCTTCTGCTCTTTTTACTCAAATTTGtatcaagtcaaactttgtaaagtttgatcAAATTTATATTAAAATATATCAACACCTACAATACCCAGTATATATAATATGAAACTAGATTTCATGACAAATCTAATGATATTTATTTTGTATTATGAATGTTAATATTTTTTCTCTAAGTTTGATCAAATAGAGATACTTTGACGGACGCGGAGTTTTGGCTCCTGAGCTCATCTGCACCCATGctcagaaaaaaaatcaaaacaaatactataaaattcaaaaaattcaattttttttgggTGGTAGATAATTTGACGCGTGAGGTTCTCtccaaatttcaactcatttgagCATCTGAGCCGCCCttggcaaaaaagacaaaatcatgGTCTGTAAAAATATTTACTGTTCACGCACTGTTCTgacccgatttgtcttttttgtcgAGAGCTTCTCAGATGTCCAAATAAGTTGAAATTTGGAGCGGACCTCACGCGACAAATTATCTATCACACAAAAAAATTTAGAATTgtttgaatttttctagtatttattttgatttttttttttgagaggGAGCGGATGAGCCTGGGCACCGAATTGGATATCCGTACTTTGACTTCAGACAACACTTATATTCTGACTAAAAAGAATCGAATGAAGTACACGGCTGTTGTTTGAGGGGTACACAATGGCGTCACTTTTTTTTCCCTTGATTTGATTTCGCAGTACAAGGACACCACGGAAGCGGTCGTGGATGCGACGCGCATCATCCTGCAACAGTGCGAGCGGTCCAAGACGGTGAGGCGTGTCATCCATACAGGTTCCGTTTTCACGGCCTCGCCGCTCCGTGAGGACGGCGACGGCTACAAAGAGTCCGTGGACGAATCTTGCTGGACCCCACTAGACCTGTCCTACGGCCACAGCAACGATGGCTTCTTGGATGTGAGTGTTTCTAATTCCTGGCCGACTAAACCCCGCCAAGTAAATTGATGGATATTAGCGCGTACAGCATGCATTTTCTTTATAAAAGCTGTTTCTATTAAATTAAAATATACATCTAGTGGATAGAAAGCATGATGAGAAACGTTCAGCCTAGAGATAATTAAGATGCACACAATGCACTGCCTTGAATAATGGTTGATACTTGTGAGTGCCGTCGAATTTTGTAGCCACGATCCTGCTGCGAGAACATGCATGTGAGAAAATATCCATGGTTTTTCCAAGGAGCAAAAGATTTGGCACGTTCATTAAATAAGAGAGTTTCATAAAAGTGTATCTGGGTCCTAAATCCAA contains:
- the LOC109746496 gene encoding NADPH HC-toxin reductase 1 isoform X1, with the protein product MGSNISSETNVVVRDHSGEPITARRGMWIIPLRLWVQHVTRTIYRHRIPGRQGIDKRIRPEKMSRVCVTGAAGYIASWLVKKLLDRGCTVHGTVRNLGDETKTGLLRGLPGAAERLVLFEADIYDAASFEPAIQGCEFVFLVATPLQHNSGSSKYKDTTEAVVDATRIILQQCERSKTVRRVIHTGSVFTASPLREDGDGYKESVDESCWTPLDLSYGHSNDGFLDAYVSSKTISEEELLKYNDDFSKDRAFDVVVLLCGLVGGDILLPHISGSIHVMLSPLTGVKLHHNSLKSLQTLLGSIPLVHINDVCEAHIFCMERSFDVAGGRYLCTTAHTNMHDVLEHYAGKHPELEIVDKEVVGEGVRVHVNTNKLVELGFKYKYGAKEVLDGSVDCGKRLGVL